GGCGGCCCATCGGCGTGTCCTTGCCGAACTCGGGGATCCTCTCCGGCGGCTGTCCGCCGGAGGGATTGAGGGGCGTCCAGATCGGGCCCGGCGCGACGCCGTTCACGCGGATGCCTTTCTCGATCAGATTTTTGGCGAGCGAGCGGGTGAACCCGAGGATCGCGCCCTTCGTCGAACTGTAGTCTAGCAGCCCCGGCGAGCCCTTGTACGTCGTTTCCGAGGTGCAGTTGATAATCGCCGCCCCTTCCTTGAGGTGCGGCAGCGCGGCCTGCGTCAGGAAAAACATGCTGAAGATGTTCGTCTGGAACGTGCGCTTCAGCTGCTCTTCGCTGATCTTGCGCAGGTCTTCATCGTAGTGCTGCTCGCCCGCATTATTGACGAGCACGTCGAGACGGCCGAGCTGCTCGACGGTCTGCTGCACCGCTCGTTCGCAAAATTGCTTGTCGCCGAGGTCGCCGGCGATCGTGATGGCCCGGCGACCTTCGCCTTCGACGATTTCTTTGGTTTTGGCCGCGTCGTCATGTTCGCAGAGATAAAGGATTGCGATGTCCGCGCCCTCGCGCGCGAAGAGTGCCGCGACGGCGCGGCCGATGCCGCTGTCCGCGCCCGTAATTAGGGCAACCTTGCCCTCGAGACGTCCCGAACCCCGATAACGAGGCTCCCAGTCCGGTTTCGGCTCTAGCCGGCTTTCGTGCCCGGGCAGACGATCCTCATGAATCATCGGTTCCATGACATCGGACATGACGCTTACTCCTCGGGCTATTCTTTGGGCGCGACACCCATTCCTTCCCGTTCAAACTCTTCGGCGGTCGGCGGGGTTTCGTGGCCCGGCTTGATTGGCTTCCTGTCCGGCTTGGACTTCGGCAAATTTTCTTTGCGCGTCATAGGATTCTCCATTGTTTGAGGACGCGGCACAGGCTTTCGCGGTCGACGAATTCCCAGAAACTTCGTGTTGAAATTAGCCGCGGCGAGCGCTGGCGGGCGGCAAATCGTCGTGTGTCACTTCAGCGCGGTTGTCCGCAGACCCGGCGCGGCAGCGCGCGACAAGTGTCGGAAAATCGAAATTGCTGTTCGCCTCGAGCGCTGCGGAAGTCGCGGCCGAACACTGCGCCTGGCTTTCGTAGCGGGTCTGAAGCGTGGCGACTTGCGTGCATCCGCTGCCGCCGTCGGCGCAGCCCAGGATCGCAATGACGAAATAACCCGGTCCCATGAACGCATCCCCTAAGATGCTGTTTTAACCGCTCGATTTTCGTTCGGTTCCGCGACTTGTTCATCATCCGTTTGCCGGAAGCGATACGCATTCCTACCTAGCAGCCATGGCGACACAGGCAGACAAGGCTCAGGCGAAACCGAACGGGGGGTTCGCGGCGCTGTGGCGCTTCCTTCCGATGCTGTGGCCGCGGGGCCAGGTTGAGCTTAAGGCGCGGGTCGTCTTCGCGGTGATCCTGGTACTGGCGGGCAAGGCGGCGACGCTGCTGATGCCGTTCGCATACAAGGCCGTCATCGACGGCATGTCGGGCCAGAAGGCCGCGTTTGCCATCGTTGCCGGTCTCGTGGCGGGCTACGCGACGGCGCGCTTCGCGGGCGTCCTCTCTGACAATCTGCGCAACGCGATCTTCGAGAAAGTCGGGCAAGATGCCGCGCGGCGGCTGGCGGGAACCGTCTTTCGTCACGTCCACGATCTGTCGCTTCGCTTCCATCTGGAGCGGCGGACCGGATCGCTGACCAAGATCGTCGAGCGCGGGACGAAAAGCATCGACATGATGCTCTATTTCATCCTCTTCAACATTGGACCGACCGCCATCGAGCTCACCGCCATCTGCGTCATCTTTTTCGTGAAGTTCGGCGCAGGCCTTGTCGCGGCAACACTGGCGATGGTCGCGATTTACATAACGTTCACCCGCAAGGTCACCGATTGGCGCGCGCAGATCCAGCGCGACATGAATGACGTCGACAACAAAGCGATCGGCCGCGCGGTCGACAGCCTGCTCAATTACGAAACGGTCAAATATTTCGGCGCCGAGGAGCGCGAGGCGAAGCGCTACGACGAGGCGATCGGCTCCTTCACGCGCGCCGCCGTACGCAATGAAGTCAGCCTGGCGTGGCTGAATATCGGTCAGGCGTTGATCACCAACCTGATGATGGCCGGCGCCATGATCTTCACGGTCTGGGGCTGGAGTCGCGGGCGATTCACGCCGGGCGACGTGGTGCTTGTCAATTCGCTGCTGATGCAACTTTTCCGCCCGCTCGACATGCTGGGCTGGGTCTATCGCTCAATCCGCCAGGGCCTGATCGACATGGAAGCGATGTGGGACCTGCTCGACACGCCCGCGGAGGTCGTCGACCGTCCGGACGCGCCGGCGCTCGACGTCGCCAAGGGCGCGGTACAGTTCGAGAATGTTCAGTTCGGTTACGAGGACGGCCGGCAGATCCTGAAAGGTCTCGATCTCGACATCGCGCCTGGCACGAGCTGCGCCATCGTTGGACCGTCAGGCGCGGGTAAGTCGACCATCGCGCGGCTGCTTTACCGTTTTTACGACCCGTCATCCGGCCGCATCACCATCGATGGGCAGGATATCTCTCAAGTGCAGCAACGGACGCTGCGCGGGGCGATCGGCATCGTCCCGCAGGACACCGTCCTGTTCAACGACACGATCGGCTACAACATCGGCTACGGGCGCGATCAGTCCACTCACGCCGAGGTAGAGCAGGCCGCGCGCGGGGCGGCCATCGACCACTTCATCTCCGTGCTTCCGGACAAATATGATTCGATGGTTGGCGAGCGCGGATTGAAACTGTCGGGCGGCGAGAAGCAGCGCGTGGCGATTGCACGCACGTTGCTCAAGAACCCGCCGATCCTCGTGCTCGACGAGGCAACGAGCGCCCTCGACAGCCGGACCGAGCAGGCGATCCAGGAAACCCTCGACCGCGTCGCGCGAAGCCGCACGACGATCATGATCGCCCACCGCCTGTCGACCATCGTCAATGCCGACCAGATCGTGGTGCTCGACGAAGGACGCGTCGCGGAGCGCGGGACGCACGAGGAACTGCTCGACAAGGGCGGGCTCTACGCGGACCTGTGGCAGCGTCAGCAGGCGGAGCGGCTGGCGGAGGAAATCGCCGAAGCGGCGGAGTGATCAAGTTCGGCGGCGCAGTCCCCGCAGCACATTTCCTTCAGTGCTGAGGTACAGCCGGCGGTAATCGACGCGCGGCGTGTCGGCGAAGATGAGATAGTAATATTTCATCTGCTCCGACCACCAGTAGCCGGGGTTGTGGTCGCTCTGGACCTTCGGATTTGCGGCCACGTCGGCGAGATCGGCGTAACCGTAGCGCGCCTTGTTCCAACGCTTCATCTCCAAATAGTGATCGCGCACGAGGTGGCGCCATTCCTCGCGACGGTCGATCAGCCAGTGGTTGAAGGCCGCATCGGCGAGTTCCGGCCGCAGGTCGTTGGTCGTGCTGAGTGCGGCGAGGTTGGTCGACTCGATGCTCTCGGGAAGCACGCCGTAGCGCGTCTGCACCCTCGCCCAGGTCCGCGTATGGGCGCGGCCGATTTCTTTGTTGCCGCCCTGCGCGAGCAGGCCGCCATAGAATGAGCCAAGCTCGTCCTGCTCATTATCGAGCGGCTTGCCGGTTTCGAAGTCGACGTTGGCAAACCACAAATCGGGCCCGTGTCGTATCGGCTGATGTTTGAGGATCGCTGCGGTGCAGGTGCGGTACATCGCCAGACATTCACGGTCGCCGAGCAGGTCCCAGCCATCCCACAGATATTCGTAGTAGCTGTCCGACGGAGGGCCGATCGTCGCGCGTCGGCTTTTCCACTCGCCGGTCATGCAATCGATCTTGTCTGCGAGAAGCCCAATCTTGGACCGCCGCTCGAACATCGAAATCAGCGCGCGCTTGGCCGCGGCGCGGTAGCGATCGTCACTGGTCGCCTGGCTGAGAAAGCCGAACTCCGGAATGAACGTGCCGGCCTCCGCCGGATTGGTTTCTTGTCCGCGCAGCGCGCCAGTGCGCAGGTTGATGTAGCGGTGCGGGATGCCGATCGGCGAAGCGTTGAAGCTCGGCAACAGGCGGTCGGCAAGATCGCGCGCCTTGGCGAGCAGCGCAGGGTCGCCGCAAGCGTGAAAGGCCGAGAGCAATCCTCCGACCAGCCGGATCGAGGTCTCGAAAACCGATACTTCGCCATCGACGTCGAAGCTGAGGTTTGTTTTCACCCAATCGACGCCGTCGCGGAACTCATCGTCGAACCCCATGATCCACAAGGTGTCGAGCGCCTCGATCAGCGACAAGCCGAGGTGTTGATTCTTCAGCGAGAAGCTTTCGAAGCCGCCGCTGATCGGCTTGATCTGGTCCTTGCCCCAGGCGCGCTCGCGATAGTTGCGCCAGGCCGAGAGCATCTCGTTACGAACATCCTTGGCGAGCGCAGGCCAGTTGTCCGAGTTCGGCGGTGCTCCGATCGATGGCAGCGCGAGCGCGACGGCGCCTGCACCCAGCAATGACCGGCGAGAGATGCGCACAAAGTCCATGCGGCGAGGCTAGCCCGTGGGAACCGGGCGCGCTACTCGCCGGCGCAGTAGCGTTGATGACCACCCCCCACGACATCCTGAAACAAGTCTTCGGTTTCGACCACTTCCGCGGCGTGCAGGAAGACGTGGTCATGCGCGTGCTTGGCGGGCAGCACACGCTTGCGGTGATGCCGACCGGTGCGGGCAAATCACTCTGCTACCAGCTTCCGGCGGTGGCACACGAGGGCACCGCGTTGGTTATCTCGCCTCTAATCGCGCTGATGCACGACCAGATTCGGAGCGCGAATGCCATCGGACTTCGAGCGGCCTCGCTAACGTCTGCAGATGCGGATCGCGAGCGAACCGTGGAGCGGCTGAAAGCCGGCGAGCTCGACCTGCTCTACGCGGCGCCCGAGCGCGCGACGGGCGACGGCTTCCGGCGGCTGATCAGCCGCACGAACGTGTCGCTGATCGCCATCGACGAAGCGCATTGCGTTAGCGAGTGGGGGCACGATTTCCGGCCGGACTATCGCCAGCTGAAGGGCCTGCTCGACGACAATCCGGACGTCCCACGGCTTGCGCTGACCGCGACGGCGGACCGGCGCACACGTTCTGACATTCTGACCCAGCTTGGCATCCCCGATGACGGGCTGATCATCGCTGGCTTCGACCGGCCGAACATTCGCTACAACGTGCGGCCTCGAGACGGACTGCCGCAGCAATTGAAGTCGCTCCTCGCGCAGCAGCCGGGCGCAGGCATCGTCTACGCCCCGAGCCGCGACAAGGCTGAGCGAATCGCCGAGCAAATGTCCGGCACCGGTCGCCCCGCCCTGCCTTACCATGCCGGACTCGACCCGCAGGTGCGCTCTCGCAACCAGGCCGCTTTCGTCGAGTCAGAAGACATGGTGATGGCGGCGACGGTCGCATTCGGCATGGGCATCGACAAGCCCGACGTTCGCTTCGTCGCCCACGCCGGCATCCCCAAGTCGATTGAGGCTTATTACCAGGAGACCGGCCGCGCCGGCCGCGATGGAGACCCAGCCGAGGCTTGGCTGTTCTGGGGCGCGGAAGACTTTGCGCGAGCCCGCCAGCGCGTCGAGACGGAAGTCGAACCTGATCGCCGATCAGGCGAGCGCGAGCGGTTGAACGCCCTCGCCGCGTTCGTCGAAGCCTCGGGTTGCCGGCGCGCCATCCTGCTCAGTCATTTCGGCGAGGATCCGCCCGAGGCTTGCGGCAATTGCGACAATTGCCTGGATCCGCCAGCGACGATCGACGCGACCGAGGTTGCACGCAAGCTGCTGTCAGCCGCTTTCCGTACCGAGATGCGATTTGGCGTCGGGCACCTCGCCGACGTGCTCGCGGGCAACGACAGCGAAAAGGTACGCAGCTTCGGCCACGACCGGCTGTCGGTATTCGGCATCGCCAATGCCGAAGAGATCGCGCTCGTCCGCTCCGTCGCCCGCGCCTTGATTGCGCGCGATGCGCTCCGCGCGGACGCTTACGGCGGCCTGAGCTTCGGGCCCGGAGCAAAGCCGATCCTGAAGGGTGAGCGGCAGATCACCATCGCCGTCCCGCCGCCGCGGAAGCGAACCAGCCGCAAGCGCTTTGATGGGCCGGCCGATCCCTTATTCGATGCGCTGCGTGAAGCGCGCCGCAAGCTCGCCGCCGAGTCCGGGGTGCCGCCCTACGTCATCTTCCACGATTCGACCCTGCGCGAGATCGCCGCGCGGAAGCCGCGCGACCTTCATGAGCTGGGGACGGTCCAGGGCGTCGGCGCGGTCAAGCTTGAGCGCTACGGTGCAGCGATGCTCGACGCTCTTTCTACCAACGGCTGATGTTCAGGCTTGCGAAACGCGCGACTCGGTTGAAGAGACGTTGAACGACCGTTTTCGACTTCTTGGGGAGAAATATGATCCATCAGCTTCTAGCCGCGACGGCGGCAATTGCCGTCGCGACCGCTTCGACCGGCGCTGTTGCCGCGCCCAAGAAGGCCGCCGCCACGGCCTCGGCCACACTGCCTGCTTCCAACCCGTTCGCGCAGCCGAGCACGCTGCCGTTCGAGACGCCGGATTTCTCGCGCATCAAGGACACGGATTATCTGCCCGCGCTGCTCGCCGGCATGGCGCAACAGAAGACAGAAGTGACAGCGATCGCCAACCAGAAGGCAACGCCAACCTTCGACAATACGTTGGTTCCGCTGGAACGCTCTGGCCTTCTGCTCGAGCGCGCCGGTCTTGCCTTTAACGCCGTCAACGGCGCGCAGACCAATGACGTGCTGCAGGCCACCGACACGAAGACGTCGCCGCTGTTCGCCGCGCACAACGACTTCATCTTCCTCAACGAGAGGCTGTTTGGCCGCGTGAAGTATCTTCACGACCACCAGGCTGAGCTGAACCTGCATCCCGAACAGGCCAAGCTTCTCGACGTCTACTACAAGCAGTTCGTCCATGCTGGCGCCGAACTTCCGCCGGCCAAGCAGACGGAACTGAAGGCATACAATCAGCGCCTGAGCTCGCTGCAGACCGAGTTCACGCAGAAGTTGCTCGCCGCCGCCAAGGCCAGCGCGCTTCACCTCACCGACCGCGCCGCACTCGCCGGCCTGTCCGACGCGCAGATCAATGCTGCGGCCGAGGCGGCCAAATCACGCAAGCTCGACGGCTACGTGCTGTCGCTGCAGAACACGACGCAGCAGCCGCTGCTGGAATCGTTGACCAACCACGCGACCCGCCAGGCGTTGATGGATGCGAGCCTGACCCGCGCGGAAAAGGGCGGCGCCAACGACACCCGCCCGCTCATCAAGGAAATTGCGCAGCTTCGCTCCAAGAAGGCGGCGTTGTTCGGCGCCGCCAACTGGGCCGACTACACCTTGTACGACCAGATGGCGCAGAACCGCGCGACGGCGATCGGCTTCCTCGATCGGCTCGCACCGGCGGTGGCGGCCAAGCAGCAGCGGGAGGCCGCGGACATCCGCGCGCTCGCGAAGCAGCAGGGGGCGACCTTCACGCCGACCGCCGCCGACTGGACTTACTACGCCGAGCAGATCCGCAAGCAGCGCTATGCGCTCGATAGCGATCAGCTGAAGCAGTATTTCGAGTTCAACAAGGTGCTCGAGGACGGCGTGTTCTACGCCGCGAACCAGCTTTACGGCCTGACGTTCAAGGAGCGGAAGGACATCCCGACTTGGAACGCCGACATGCGCGCGTTTCAGGTTTACGACGCCGACGGCAAAGAGCTTGCGATCTTCATGATCGACCCGTGGAAGCGGGACAACAAAAACGGCGGCGCCTGGATGTCGAATCTCGTCAACCAGTCGTACCTGCGCGGCACCAAGCCCGTGATCTTCAATGTCGAGAACTTCGCCAAGCCGGCGCCGGGCCAGCCTGCGCTGATCAGCTGGGACGACGTGACGACGATGTTCCACGAGTTCGGACACGCGCTGCACGGCATGTTCGCCGCGCAGACCTATCCGACGCTGCAGGGCACGAACGTCGCGCGCGACTTCGTCGAGTTCCCGTCGCAGTTCAACGAGAACTGGGCGCTCGATCCTAAGATCCTGCCGCACTACGCCGTCAATTATAAGACCGGGCAGACCATCCCCCAGGACCTGGTGAACAAGATCCTCGCCGCGCGCACCTTCAACCAGGGCTATGACGTCGGCGAAGTGCTCGAAGCCGCGCACCTCGATCTCGACTGGCACTCGCTGCCGGCGACGGCTCCGCTTCAGGATGTCGACAAGTTCGAGGCCGATGCGCTGGCGAAGAGTGGCTACGACGTTGCCGACGTGCCGCCGCGCTATCGCTCCAACTACTTCCTGCACATCTGGAGCAACGGCTACTCAGCCGGTTATTACGCCTATCCATGGACGCGCATGCTCGGCCAGGACGCGTTCGCTTGGTTCCAGAGCCACGGCGGCCTGACCCGGGCTAACGGCCAGCGTTTCCGGAATATGGTCCTCTCGCGCGGCAACACGCTCGAATATGGCGAGATGTACCGCGCGTTCGCCGGCCATGACCCGAGCATCCAGCCGTACATCGACTATTATGGCCTGGGTGGCGGTGAAAGCGCTGCGCCGGCGCCGGCGCCGGCACCTGCCGCGGTTCCACCGGCCGCACCTGTCGAGACGCCGAAGAAGGGCGAAAGGGGCCGCTAAGCAATGATCCGCCGGCTCGACGACAGGACTTTGGTCAGCGGCCAGATCGCTCCGGAGGACGTCGCCGGGCTGGCGGAACAGGGCATCACGATGCTGGTCAACAACCGGCCCGACGGTGAAGAGGCCGGTCAGCCAATGGCAGCCGACCTCGAAGCCGCGGCGGAGGCAGCCGGCATCGCCTACCGCCACGTGCCGATCATCCGCGGCATCGGCCCGGCTGATGTCGAAGCGATGCAGGAGGCGATCGGTGCGGCAGGCGAAGGGAAGGTGCTCGCCTTCTGCCGCTCCGGTATGCGGTCAGCGCTCGCCTCTGCGCTGGCGCAGCGCGGCCAAGGTGTCGCCCGCGAGGAAGTCGAGCAGAAGCTGACGGCGGCCGGCTTCGACTCCGGTCCGATATCGCACCTGCTTTAGGCGTCATATTCTCCAAACAGTCGTTTGGCTTCGGCGAGGTCTTCGTCGAGCACCATCACGCGCACGCCAACCATTGCACCGTCTGCGTAGCCAGCGCTTTGCGTGTCAAAGACGATCGCGCTGACGCCGCGATCTTCGAGAAACAGTCGAAACAGTTCAGCCTGATATGGCCAGTTGAATCGGGCCGCCTCGACAAGCCCGCTCACCAGGGTTTGACGTCGCCCGCGGCGATTTCGTCGGGCCGCGGTGCGCGACCCAGGATCGCATTGCGATGCGGGAAACGGCCGAAGCGCTCGATGATCTCGTGGTGCTTTTTCGCGAAGGGCAGGAACTCATCATCGCCGAGCTCGGTGAACAGCAACACCGATCGCTTCTGGTCAGCGAGATCTTCGCTGTGCTCGAACGGCATGTAGATAAACGCGCGCTCCTTGGCGGGAAGCTGCTCGTCTAGGCCGCGATCGACCGCTGCCGCCGCGACCGCCAGCGCGAGGTGATCGGTGGAGAACTGGTCCGCGTGCCCGGAGAACATGTTGCGCGGAAACTGATCGAACAGGATCACGGCGGCGAGCGCGGTCAACGGATCGGTCAGGAACGAGTCGGCAGGCAGCTGCCGCTTCTCAGCCCACAGCTTGAGGAACGACTGCCGAATTCGGTGGTCGAGGTCGGCACCGCCGTTCCACCATTGATCGGGCGAGAGAGAAAACCAGAATTTGAGGACCTGCGCACGCCACTCCTCGACCGTCACGCGGCGGTGCCCCCAACGGTCAGGCCCTCGATCAGCAAGGTCGGCTGGCCTACGCCCGCGGGCACGCTCTGCCCGCCCTTGCCGCAGATGCCGATGCCCTCGTCGAGGGCGAGGTCGTTGCCAATCCCTTTCACCCGCGTCAACACCGTAGGGCCGTCGCCGATCAGAGTCGCGCCCTTGATCGGCTCGGCGATCTTGCCGCCGCGGATTCGGTAAGCCTCGGTGCAGCTGAAGACGAACTTGCCGCTGGTGATATCGACCTGGCCGCCTCCGAAGCTCTTGGCGTAGATTCCGTCTTTCACGCGCTCGAGCAGTTCGCCGGGATCGTCCTTGCCGCCGAGCATGAAGGTGTTGGTCATGCGCGGCATCGGCGCGTGAGCAAAGCTTTCGCGGCGCCCGTTGCCGGTTGGTTCGACACCCATCAGCCGCGCATTAAGCCGGTCCTGAATATATCCCTTGAGGAATCCATCCTCGATCAGCACGTTGCGGCGGGTCGGCGTCCCTTCGTCGTCGATGGTCAGCGATCCGCGGCGAAGCTCCATCGCGCCATCATCGATCACTGTAACGCCCGGTGCGGCGACGCGCTCGCCGATGCGGCCGGAGAAAGCCGAGGTGCCTTTGCGGTTGAAGTCGCCTTCCAGCCCATGGCCGACTGCTTCGTGAAGCAGCACGCCCGGCCACCCCGGACCCAGCACAACAGGCATCTCGCCAGCCGGTGCGTCGACCGAGTCCAGATTGGTGATCGCCTGGGCGAGCGCGATGTCGATCGTACGCTCCCATTCGGCATCCTCGAATAACCGGCCGTAGAGATAGCGACCGCCGATGCCGTGATAACCGGTTTCGCGCCGGCCGTTGTGCTCGGCCACGATCTGCACGCCGAGCCGAACGAGCGGGCGGACATCGGACGCCACGAAGCCGTCGCCGCGGACGATGTCTATCACGCTCCAGCTTGCCGCCAGTGAAACGCTGACCTGGCAGACACGCGGATCGCGGGCGCGTGCAGCGGCGTCGATCTGCTCGCACAACGCGACCTTCTCTGCGAACGGAACGAGCGCGAGCGGGTCTTCAGCCCCGTACATCGACTGGTTCGTCCGCTGCGGCGGCGCGGCCGGCCCGCCCTTGGCGGCGTCGAGCAGCTTCAGCGTCGCCGCGGCCCGCTCGATTGCGGCCTCGCTGATCTCGTTGGCGTGCGAGAAGGCTGTCGTCTCGCCGGTTACGCCGCGCAGGCCGAAGCCGGACGAGCTGTGATAATCGGCGGTCTTTAGCCGGCCGTCGTCGAAGCCGAAGGCCTCGCTCGCGCTATACTGCAGGTAGAGCTCGCCATCGTCGTGGGACGATAGATGCTTCGCGGCGAGCCGCTTTGCGCCGTCGGTGTCGAGGCTACGATAGAGGAAGCGGCGAGGATCCGGAGCGGTCATGCCGCCTCGCTGTCCGCAGGTCCCCCAATGTAGACAAAGCGGCGGTCGCAATAGCCGCACTCGACGAAGCCGGTGTCCGGCTCGATCCGCAGGAAAACGCGCGGGTGACCGAGCGCAGGCGAGATATCGCCTGAGCCGTCGCAGGCGACCTGCACTTTGGACACGCGGATGACTTCGGGGGGCTGGATATCTGACATGGCGTGGAGGTAGCAATCGGCGGGCGGGGGTTCAATCGCGGGCACCGCGCGCATTTACCCTTTCCATTGTCCGCCCTATGCGGCGCTCCACCATGACCGACGCTGCGATCCGCATCGAGAACCTGTCGAAGACTTACGCTGGCGGAAAGCAGGCGCTGAACGACGTCAGCTTTGAGGTGCCCCGCGGCCAGATTTTCGGGCTGCTCGGGCCCAATGGAGCGGGAAAGTCGACGCTCATCAACATCCTTGCCGGCCTGGTCGTGAAGAGCGGCGGGAAGGTGACGGTGTGGGGGTTCGACATCGACGAGCATCCGCGCAACGCCAAGCGCTCCATCGGTGTCGTGCCGCAGGAAATCATCTTCGATCCCTTTTTCACGCCGCGCGAGACACTGGAGATCCAGGCAGGCCTCTACGGGATCGCGCCCAACGAGCGGCAATCCGACGCGCTGCTGGCGGCCATGCATCTGACCGACAAGGCTAAAGCTTACTCGCGCACCCTTTCGGGCGGCATGAAAAGGCGGTTGCTGGTCGCCAAGGCGATGGTCCATTCACCCCCGATCCTCGTGCTCGACGAACCGACGGCGGGCGTCGACGTCGAGCTCCGCCGGCAGCTTTGGGATTATGTCCACAAGCTCCATGCCCAGGGTGTGACGATCGTTCTCACGACCCACTATCTCGAGGAAGCGGAGCAGCTGTGCGACCGCATCGCCATCATCAACCATGGCAAGGTCATCGCCAACGAGCCGACGCGCGAGCTCATTTCCAAAGCGCAGGAAAAGGCCGTCGTCGTCACCTTCGATCGCGACATCGTGACCGTTCCGACTAACGCCTGCTTCGAGAACATCGCGCTGATCGATGAGCGAACGCTCGAGATCACCTATCGCAAGGACAAGGTGAACGCAGGGCAGGTGCTTACTGCGCTAACCGCTGACGGTCACGGCATCATCGACGTGTCGACGCGCGATCCGGACCTAGAGGACGTCTTCCTCAGTCTCACTTCAGAAACCCAAGCCGCGTGAGCACCGACGCCGATGTGCTGATCGTCGGCAGCGGCGCCGCGGGGCTGACCGCCGCGCTCAATCTCGCGGCCACGCACAAAGTTGCCGTCATCGCAAAGGGCGCGCTCGGCGAAGGCGCGACGAGCTGGGCGCAGGGCGGCATCGCGGCGGTTCTCGAAGAGGGCGACAGCTTCGAATCGCACGTCAATGACACGATGATTGCCGGCGCGGGCCTCAACGACCGCAAGGTCGTCGAGCATGTCGTCGAAGAGGCACCGCGCGCGATCCGGCATCTGGTCGAGCTTGGCGTGCCGTTCGCGCAGGAGGGCAATGCGCTTCACCTCACCCGAGAAGGCGGGCACAGCCACCGGCGTATCGTCCACGTAGCCGATGCGACCGGCTATGCGGTGCAGGAGGCGCTCGAAACGGCGGCGGCAAAGCACCCGAACATCACATTGGTTCCGGA
This portion of the Sphingomonas limnosediminicola genome encodes:
- the tldD gene encoding metalloprotease TldD, producing MTAPDPRRFLYRSLDTDGAKRLAAKHLSSHDDGELYLQYSASEAFGFDDGRLKTADYHSSSGFGLRGVTGETTAFSHANEISEAAIERAAATLKLLDAAKGGPAAPPQRTNQSMYGAEDPLALVPFAEKVALCEQIDAAARARDPRVCQVSVSLAASWSVIDIVRGDGFVASDVRPLVRLGVQIVAEHNGRRETGYHGIGGRYLYGRLFEDAEWERTIDIALAQAITNLDSVDAPAGEMPVVLGPGWPGVLLHEAVGHGLEGDFNRKGTSAFSGRIGERVAAPGVTVIDDGAMELRRGSLTIDDEGTPTRRNVLIEDGFLKGYIQDRLNARLMGVEPTGNGRRESFAHAPMPRMTNTFMLGGKDDPGELLERVKDGIYAKSFGGGQVDITSGKFVFSCTEAYRIRGGKIAEPIKGATLIGDGPTVLTRVKGIGNDLALDEGIGICGKGGQSVPAGVGQPTLLIEGLTVGGTAA
- a CDS encoding putative signal transducing protein gives rise to the protein MSGLVEAARFNWPYQAELFRLFLEDRGVSAIVFDTQSAGYADGAMVGVRVMVLDEDLAEAKRLFGEYDA
- a CDS encoding ABC transporter ATP-binding protein, producing MTDAAIRIENLSKTYAGGKQALNDVSFEVPRGQIFGLLGPNGAGKSTLINILAGLVVKSGGKVTVWGFDIDEHPRNAKRSIGVVPQEIIFDPFFTPRETLEIQAGLYGIAPNERQSDALLAAMHLTDKAKAYSRTLSGGMKRRLLVAKAMVHSPPILVLDEPTAGVDVELRRQLWDYVHKLHAQGVTIVLTTHYLEEAEQLCDRIAIINHGKVIANEPTRELISKAQEKAVVVTFDRDIVTVPTNACFENIALIDERTLEITYRKDKVNAGQVLTALTADGHGIIDVSTRDPDLEDVFLSLTSETQAA
- a CDS encoding zinc-finger domain-containing protein; translation: MSDIQPPEVIRVSKVQVACDGSGDISPALGHPRVFLRIEPDTGFVECGYCDRRFVYIGGPADSEAA
- a CDS encoding DUF924 family protein, which codes for MTVEEWRAQVLKFWFSLSPDQWWNGGADLDHRIRQSFLKLWAEKRQLPADSFLTDPLTALAAVILFDQFPRNMFSGHADQFSTDHLALAVAAAAVDRGLDEQLPAKERAFIYMPFEHSEDLADQKRSVLLFTELGDDEFLPFAKKHHEIIERFGRFPHRNAILGRAPRPDEIAAGDVKPW